In Asterias rubens chromosome 15, eAstRub1.3, whole genome shotgun sequence, a genomic segment contains:
- the LOC117300251 gene encoding trissin receptor-like, with product MDAMPNSTTDDSSEIFARVTWDWFSIVKVTLAIFGILGNALVIVVYIKKLRNSNSNQLIAILAIADLLTSVATIPKPSLLVVPNTAAGKAYCKIIESDVIMWISIVASIFTLTLLSLERYFAVVRPLKHRSAFNKARLRYYVVSVWISALALNVASFYVTHVSDDNACVLIWPSPAFQRFYGVTLFIVEFMIPVAVMVVSHFHAIRELKKQADALLARNESQSSPAFSLLRSRRLVIRMVLIVVITFIVCWAPDQIGFLVLNLGGLSPSYFGSLTYRCLTVLAFINSCANPIIYICLNKNFRAGVVKLNPCSARGKVGVSSEEGTATIRLPGGPPTG from the coding sequence ATGGATGCAATGCCGAACTCAACAACCGATGACTCCAGTGAGATCTTCGCTAGGGTAACTTGGGACTGGTTTTCGATCGTCAAGGTTACCCTAGCCATCTTCGGTATCCTAGGCAATGCTCTCGTCATTGTAGTCTACATCAAGAAACTCCGTAACAGTAACTCCAACCAGCTGATCGCAATCTTAGCCATAGCTGATCTTCTAACATCTGTAGCCACCATCCCAAAACCTTCTCTACTAGTGGTACCAAACACCGCAGCAGGGAAAGCTTACTGTAAGATCATTGAATCTGATGTCATTATGTGGATATCAATAGTGGCTTCCATATTCACACTAACTCTCCTATCCCTAGAGAGATACTTTGCAGTGGTACGACCTCTCAAGCATCGGAGTGCATTTAACAAGGCTCGCTTGAGATATTATGTAGTAAGTGTTTGGATCTCGGCTCTTGCTCTTAACGTTGCAAGTTTTTACGTTACCCATGTGAGTGATGATAACGCGTGTGTACTCATATGGCCCAGCCCTGCTTTCCAGCGTTTCTACGGTGTGACTCTATTTATCGTGGAGTTTATGATACCAGTAGCAGTGATGGTGGTATCTCACTTCCACGCCATTAGAGAGTTGAAGAAACAAGCTGATGCACTCCTTGCCCGGAACGAATCGCAGTCCTCACCAGCTTTCTCGTTGCTCCGGTCCCGTCGCCTTGTGATCCGGATGGTCCTGATTGTCGTCATTACATTTATCGTGTGCTGGGCTCCGGATCAAATCGGATTCCTAGTTCTCAATCTGGGCGGATTATCGCCCAGTTACTTTGGGAGTTTAACCTACCGTTGTCTTACCGTCTTGGCCTTCATAAACTCTTGCGCGAATCCGATCATCTATATCTGTCTTAACAAGAACTTCCGGGCCGGAGTGGTCAAGCTTAACCCCTGTAGTGCCCGGGGGAAAGTCGGAGTATCGTCTGAAGAGGGGACCGCAACGATTCGACTACCTGGCGGTCCTCCTACAGGATAA